One Plasmodium cynomolgi strain B DNA, chromosome 2, whole genome shotgun sequence genomic window carries:
- a CDS encoding hypothetical protein (putative) has translation MARFLLALIGLLCWSASRHTSASGSSTNSGSGGMYVSPAHSFNSPFTVNDLSNGWVLNYSTASTNKYLVLIPNVYNRRGFLYHSKPILSDTLNIEFSFHIRKEFYKEHIDDSYYKSNQVKEITYKNSTEEKNKINGFAFWLLPNEFSLPNVNKEGEVLLEEDQYGLYGFKKDFNGIGVGFQLRGNDLVLSGLINNGKKNLNLKENVTKSYSLNLLSIEDLIYVKITTQKNEMRVYLYNASNNSYIHSLTELKLLAEKAQKLETIISKGNSTSYFFSFAFAALIILTLILIYKKIRDVEKKHIL, from the exons ATGGCGAGGTTCCTGTTGGCCCTAATCGGGCTGTTGTGCTGGTCCGCAAGCCGGCACACGAGCGCGTCGGGTAGTTCCACCAACAGTGGCAGCGGTGGCATGTACGTCTCTCCCGCGCACTCATTCAACTCGCCCTTCACCGTGAACGACCTGAGCAACGGCTGGGTCCTCAATTACTCCACAGCCAGCACAAATAAGTACCTAGTGCTCATCCCAAACGTATACAACCGAAGGGGGTTCCTCTACCACAGCAAGCCAATCCTCTCAGACACTCTCAACATCGAATTCAGTTTCCATATAAGGAAGGAATTCTACAAAGAACATATAGACGACAGTTACTACAAAAGCAACCAGGTAAAAGaaataacatataaaaactccacagaagaaaaaaataaaataaatggctTCGCCTTTTGGCTCCTACCTAATGAGTTCTCCTTACCAAATGTAaataaagaaggagaagtccTTCTTGAAGAAGATCAATATGGGCTGTATGGATTTAAAAAGGATTTTAACGGCATCGGGGTGGGCTTCCAATTACGTGGAAACGACCTAGTCTTATCAGGATTAATTAacaatgggaagaaaaatctgAACTTGAAGGAGAACGTCACAAAGAGTTACAGCCTGAACCTACTTAGCATAGAAGATCTGATCtatgtaaaaataacaacacaGAAGAACGAAATGCGTGTTTATTTGTATAATGCGAGTAACAACAGCTATATTCACAGCTTAACG GAACTGAAACTGCTCGCGGAGAAGGCCCAGAAGCTGGAGACCATCATCAGCAAGGGCAACAGCACGtcgtactttttttcgtttgccTTTGCTGCCCTCATCATTTTGACTCTCATTTtgatttacaaaaagatTAGGGATGTCGAGAAGAAGCATATTTTGTGA
- a CDS encoding actin (putative) produces the protein MNEYAKQLFSNQPIIIDNGSGYIKSGFAGDDVPSLVFPSYVGRPKYKRVMAGAVEGNIFVGNKAEEYRGLLKVTYPINHGIIENWNDMENIWIHVYNSMKINSEEHPVLLTEAPLNPQKNKEKIAEVFFETFNVPALFISIQAILSLYSCGKTNGTVLDCGDGVCHCVSIYEGYSITNTITRTDVAGRDITTYLGYLLRKNGHLFNTSAEMEVVKNMKENCCYVSFNMNKEKNSSEKALTTLPYILPDGSQILIGSERYRAPEVLFNPSILGLEYLGK, from the exons ATGAACGAGTATGCCAAACaacttttttcaaaccagCCTATCATAATAGACAATGGGAGTGGATACATAAAATCCGGGTTCGCGGGGGATGACGTGCCGAGCCTTGTATTTCCTTCGTA CGTGGGGAGGCCCAAGTACAAGCGGGTCATGGCCGGAGCGGTGGAGGGGAATATCTTTGTGGGGAACAAGGCG GAGGAGTACAGAGGCCTCCTTAAGGTGACCTACCCCATCAACCACGGCATTATTGAAAATTGGAACGACatggaaaatatttggaTCCACGTTTACAACTCGATGAAGATAAACTCGGAGGAG CACCCTGTGCTGCTGACCGAGGCCCCACTGAACCCACAGaagaacaaggaaaaaattgcggaAGTCTTTTTCGAAACTTTCAATGTGCCTGCGTTGTTCATCTCCATCCAAGCCATTTTATCTTTGTACTCCTGCGGGAAGACCAACGGCACAGTGCTCGATTGCGGGGACGGCGTATGTCACTGCGTGTCCATTTACGAGG GCTACAGTATAACCAACACGATAACCCGGACGGACGTCGCGGGCCGAGACATCACGACTTACCTGGGCTACCTGTTAAGGAAAAATGGCCACTTGTTTAACACCTCAGCCGAAATGGAAgtcgtaaaaaatatgaaggaGAACTGCTGCTACGTCTCCTTTAACATgaacaaggagaaaaactcATCGGAGAAGGCCCTCACGACTTTGCCGTATATCCTGCCGGATGGGTCGCAAATACTG ATCGGCTCGGAGAGGTACAGGGCCCCCGAGGTTCTCTTCAACCCCTCTATCCTTGGGCTGGAATATTTGGGTAAGTGA
- a CDS encoding hypothetical protein (putative), translating to MNCAFLFYGKPCSGKDTFINLLLRKRKQLELFLYLFQHLVQKNESYIRLREKIFFIQLIKYYYRIGNRKRKVTISWNHVGETDRIVSFRFLNQLTRHLLRIWWTYGWDPGAGSKRGTKRAKNGREKEQLPCGAPPTGTTRQLVSNVRKVPHRNSLRRRTKLPNQSSNSRLICYLYSQKDKWMCHYRSYLRRNKIKTFNISLDYIEKQLYRGHPPRVTSLSLAKVGQKQFHLLLNRRYTVYGREKHHGGGVYYPIAQNQQSSNNPRGGMAEHVFILLNDTFHLPSMRKKYYLLCRRYHFNYAQIYLNAPLSMCLERNRRRKKFKPIADKTIVRNHFYHQKYAVRVRGAGQTRSPNRVTVVRGGRKWQKGVFSIQVDSSAPEKVCLEDARTYCDSSIAIWTNSEMKLEGTR from the exons ATGAACTGTGCCTTCCTGTTTTATGGTAAACCCTGCAGCGGGAAGGACACCTTCATAAATCTACTCTTaaggaagaggaagcagCTGGAGTTGTTCCTTTACCTTTTTCAACATTtggtccaaaaaaatgagtccTACATACGTTTaagggagaaaatattttttatccaactgattaaatattattatcgGATTGGTAACCGGAAGAGGAAGGTTACGATATCTTGGAATCATGTGGGAGAGACTGATCGGATAGTGTCCTTCCGCTTTTTGAACCAACTAACGAGGCATCTTCTTCGCATTTGGTGGACCTATGGGTGGGACCCGGGTGCGGGCTctaaaaggggaacaaaaagggctaaaaatgggagggaaaaggaacaacTCCCATGTGGAGCTCCTCCAACAGGAACCACCCGTCAACTTGTCTCAAACGTGCGCAAAGTACCCCATAGAAACTCTCTCAGGAGAAGAACTAAGTTACCCAACCAGTCAAGCAACTCCCGCCTCATTTGCTACCTGTACAGTCAGAAGGATAAATGGATGTGTCATTATCGTTCCTACCTacgtagaaataaaataaaaacttttaacATATCGCTAGATTATATAGAAAAGCAGTTATATCGTGGACACCCCCCTCGAGTGACCTCCTTAAGTCTAGCGAAAGTTGGTCAAAAACAATTTCATCTCTTGCTGAACAGAAGGTACACCGTTTATGGCAGGGAGAAACATCACGGGGGGGGGGTCTACTACCCTATC GCGCAAAATCAGCAGAGTAGTAACAACCCGCGCGGGGGGATGGCTGAGCATGTCTTTATCCTCCTCAACGACACATTCCACCTGCCCTCAATGAGGAAGAAGTACTACCTTTTGTGCAGGAGGT ACCACTTTAACTACGCACAGATTTACCTGAACGCGCCCCTCAGCATGTGTTTAGAACGAAACcgacgcagaaaaaaattcaagccCATAGCAGACAAAACGATTGTGCGGAACCACTTTTATCACCAGAAATATGCCGTGCGGGTTAGGGGAGCAGGTCAAACGAGATCACCCAACCGGGTTACTGTCGTAcgtggggggaggaagtggcAGAAGGGGGTTTTCTCCATTCAGGTGGACTCCTCAGCTCCGGAAAAGGTTTGCCTCGAGGATGCGCGT ACGTACTGCGACTCATCTATAGCCATTTGGACGAATTCAGAAATGAAGCTGGAGGGAACCAGATAG
- a CDS encoding hypothetical protein (putative) — translation MVRKKKNLSDKHPKNDVLIVTYNKELAVQIFHLCKDLIDSFFKSSKSKFFDLNDSLMWSHLPSVDPQRKTLLERLNVDLKKKKNLNVYLLIGGNNIKYQLKGLKRRKVHMAEGHPSGEPPPAMQEDRIENVNIYVGTPGRLERLINERKIINLDHISTMVLDEYDFFFNSYGKKGSEETKTEKKPHVENEFFSKILRSVYSTTKKGQLGRDSVPSWTSLTNVICCSATPAVYSYLTFTRHIITTNFLRHLHGGKEAAVEKESVEGESAEKEAPVEDTPGGGNLSGKGFLTGNRPPIDRQLEQSMLNELFNLKEFGKIPNNLIHLNYTYDRRNREWSNSATMNFLNVLFSNPLRKNVLVFCNTKKRVMDLWSLFRNRFDVDIQTIFAEKNKKRKKIFKDINYANFFKNDLVNYKTLKKYVNFLFLSTNLLYRGINCMGFTTIVNFDMPSGPTEYVHRCGRIGRINNKGIIINIFEKSFLRTYRRRIFSKLGIQPYDIDCYMNNLFTLGGQEVQGDVGKEVCKGIGKGISEIGGIGEIGEIGGIGEVADVDSKVGSVAHSTALPNASAHTGEPPPRSEHNP, via the exons atggtgagaaaaaaaaaaaacctctcAGATAAGCACCCCAAAAATGACGTCCTAATTGTTACGTACAACAAGGAGCTAGCCGTGCAGATATTTCACTTATGTAAAGATTTAATCGATTCATTTTTCAAGTCCTCCAAATCGAAGTTCTTCGATCTTAACGACTCCCTCATGTGGTCCCACTTGCCCAGCGTAGACCCACAGAGGAAGACCTTACTGGAGCGTTTAAATgtggacttaaaaaaaaaaaaaaatttaaatgtgTATCTGCTAATCGGGGGGAACAACATCAAATATCAGTTGAAGGGGTTGAAGCGGCGTAAGGTGCACATGGCGGAGGGACACCCATCGGGGGAACCCCCTCCCGCAATGCAAGAAGACCGCATCGAAAACGTCAACATCTACGTAGGCACACCTGGCAGGCTAGAAAGGCTAATCaacgaaaggaaaataattaaccTTGATCATATCTCAACCATGGTACTTGATGagtatgattttttttttaattcctatGGGAAGAAGGGTAGTGAGGAGACAAAGACAGAGAAGAAACCCCATGtggaaaatgaatttttttccaaaatattaCGAAGCGTATATAGTACTACGAAGAAGGGTCAGTTGGGGAGGGACTCTGTCCCCTCGTGGACTTCCCTCACCAACGTCATTTGCTGCAGCGCAACTCCCGCGGTGTATTCGTACCTGACCTTCACACGGCATATCATTACGACCAACTTTTTGCGCCACCTCCATGGGGGGAAGGAAGCAGCTGTAGAAAAGGAATCGGTGGAGGGGGAATCCGCGGAAAAGGAAGCACCTGTGGAGGACACCCCCGGAGGAGGGAATTTAAGTGGAAAAGGCTTCCTAACGGGGAACCGCCCCCCCATCGACCGCCAACTGGAGCAAAGTATGCTAAACGAATTGTTCAATCTGAAGGAGTTCGGAAAAATACCCAACAATTTGATTCACCTAAATTACACCTACGATAGGAGGAACAGAGAATGGAGCAACAGCGCAACGATGAATTTCTTAAATGTGCTCTTTTCAAACCCCCTGAGGAAAAACGTCCTTGTGTTTTGCAATACGAAG AAACGCGTCATGGACCTGTGGAGTCTCTTCCGAAACCGATTCGACGTAGACATCCAGACCATCTTCgcagagaaaaacaaaaaaaggaaaaagataTTCAAAGATATTAACTACGCCAACTTTTTTAAGAATGACTTGGTGAATTACAAAACTTTGAAGAAATATGTCAactttttgttcctctcgACCAACTTGCTCTACCGGGGGATCAACTGCATGGGGTTCACCACCATCGTGAACTTTGACATGCCTTCAG GCCCCACCGAGTACGTCCACAGGTGCGGAAGAATAGGCAGGATCAACAACAAGGGAATCATTATTAACATTTTCGAAAAGAGCTTCCTGCGCACATACAGGCGGAGGATTTTTTCCAAGCTGGGCATCCAGCCCTACGACATCGACTGCTACATGAACAATTTGTTCACGCTGGGGGGGCAGGAGGTTCAGGGCGACGTCGGCAAGGAAGTTTGCAAAGGAATCGGCAAAGGAATTAGCGAAATTGGCGGAATTGGCGAAATTGGCGAAATTGGCGGAATTGGCGAAGTTGCCGATGTTGACTCCAAAGTGGGCTCCGTGGCGCACTCCACGGCTCTCCCCAATGCTAGCGCCCACACGGGGGAACCGCCTCCCCGCAGCGAGCACAACCCCTGA
- a CDS encoding hypothetical protein (putative), protein MESRHDYEAVNCLISLTKSRSVEMDLKIVKKIHKLIRKNKINSNLNLFDVTENVFASIASIICNKVRIAIYLLRSKKDGSSVEQLPLNEATCGKSPLIDYIRGYDMCSSERCRLTIEYYVKSLSACFTKMDRGDRQTFFANLNNLSMLLTIDLKEADSCSESFQVAVLKYAKNLFLRVYPHDMFKYLDESDITNAQQAVGNSTHHPYGKHKSEEKKKDLDAFFCLTKVIQTVLQNIIKKKKIKLKNLKLLFIILKKINKNVHTLKKWFGAISLNLFLLYRTCHVKDIQKLIRYFALSKQGGHPHGAAGPPGKAQLGELVGEAGDEAGYEAGDKAGKEAEDEAGNEAANEAANEAEDEAGHTRPYNTPIDQPSEEKTIIANVYFICYYMLTNYGDEIVEEISHLCRIIIKYWYLLHKNLVLMGYFVLLSELFSEGGDSFAARLELLLGSRRFAELLDAPRNDPEANCTLERLNKNIGTYYFRHLYNVFMLRRQDEVYLLRFLKGYLFFHFFNSHTDEVPVVREHLSVNYFLSLYETSNVACVNRGTYHPQRDSSTILSEDNSLYSLNVYEQLQVDDRGSYCSGDKSSWTQTRFSHFRNIKDGLKLQDVGLIGDVSILFFLLTNESELENHLNEVLFSTWDNCREGTGRRIKNEELVLTKKWWKEIHHFTNSIDWAKQRKLEEQGICSIPQTDSTKDLTPTGDAHRKGEEEHTLKRKCKCLHFINFYMDALIVMLCTNARVQLEGENKTETTSVMTHIQRMNTTKKQPVSEQALQNDLVKDVLQEYASLYKSYFHLALQIKWSQGTPNLRMTIEKVFLFLTSKRVKKAHHVDVAGEGGHKKGADEVDLRQYYLSLLLICMNKCFCVSSLCGYQDLMEKYLCKDFVFFVKRE, encoded by the exons ATGGAGTCGCGACACGACTACGAGGCAGTGAACTGCCTGATATCTCTCACCAAGAGCCGAAGTGTAGAGATGGATCtcaaaatagtaaaaaaaatacacaagcTAAtcaggaaaaacaaaataaattccaACTTAAACCTTTTCGATGTGACAGAAAATGTATTCGCCAGCATAGCTTCCATCATATGTAACAAGGTGAGGATAGCTATTTACCTTTTAAGAAGCAAGAAAGATGGCTCATCTGTTGAGCAGCTTCCTCTAAATGAGGCTACCTGTGGGAAGAGCCCCCTCATTGACTACATAAGAGGCTATGACATGTGTAGCAGTGAGAGGTGCCGCTTAACCATTGAGTACTATGTAAAGTCGCTCTCTGCTTGCTTCACGAAAATGGACAGAGGGGATAGACAAACCTTCTTCGCCAACCTGAATAACCTTTCCATGTTGCTCACAATCGATTTAAAAGAAGCTGACAGCTGCAGCGAGTCCTTCCAAGTGGCTGTGCTCAAGTACGCCAAGAATCTGTTCCTGCGAGTTTACCCTCATGATATGTTCAAATACCTCGACGAAAGTGACATAACCAATGCGCAACAGGCGGTAGGTAATTCTACACACCATCCATATGGGAAACACAAAtcggaggaaaagaaaaaagaccTCGACGCATTCTTCTGCCTCACGAAGGTCATCCAAActgttttgcaaaatataattaaaaaaaaaaaaattaaattaaaaaatctcAAGTTGCTATTTATCATCCTGAAGAAGATTAACAAGAATGTCCacactttgaaaaaatggtttGGAGCCATCAGCTTaaatttgttcctccttTATCGAACTTGCCATGTGAAGGATATTCAAAAGTtgatt CGCTACTTTGCCTTGAGTAAGCAGGGGGGGCACCCCCACGGGGCAGCAGGCCCCCCGGGGAAGGCCCAATTGGGCGAACTGGTAGGCGAAGCGGGAGACGAAGCGGGATACGAAGCGGGGGACAAAGCGGGAAAGGAAGCTGAAGACGAAGCGGGAAACGAAGCTGCAAACGAAGCTGCAAACGAAGCTGAAGACGAAGCGGGTCACACCAGACCGTACAACACACCCATAGACCAACCgagcgaagaaaaaacgatCATCGCGAACGTCTACTTCATCTGCTACTACATGCTCACAAACTATGGCGACGAGATTGTCGAAGAGATTTCCCACCTGTGCAGAATCATAATCAAGTATTGGTACCTCCTTCACAAGAACTTGGTTCTCATGGGTTACTTTGTCCTTTTGTCTGAACTTTTTTCTGAGGGAGGCGATTCCTTTGCGGCTCGGTTAGAGCTCCTCCTGGGCAGTAGGCGCTTCGCCGAGCTTTTGGACGCTCCACGTAACGATCCGG AAGCAAATTGCACTCTGGAAcggttaaataaaaatattggtaCTTACTACTTTAGGCACCTCTACAACGTCTTTATGTTAAGAAGGCAAGACGAAGTATACCTTCTGCGGTTTCTGAAGGGTTACctattcttccatttttttaatagccACACAGATGAAGTGCCAGTTGTTAGGGAACACCTTtctgtaaattattttctctctctctatGAGACGTCTAATGTGGCTTGTGTGAATAGAGGGACTTATCACCCTCAGCGTGATTCCTCCACCATACTCAGTGAGGACAACTCGTTATATTCGCTAAACGTGTATGAACAGCTACAGGTAGATGATCGGGGGAGCTATTGCTCAGGTGACAAGTCAAGCTGGACTCAAACCagattttctcattttcgtaACATTAAGGATGGTTTGAAGTTGCAAGACGTGGG ACTCATCGGAGACGTTAGcatccttttcttcctcctcacgAACGAAAGCGAATTGGAGAACCACCTGAACGAAGTCTTGTTCAGCACGTGGGACAACTGCAGAGAGGGTACTGGGAggaggataaaaaatgaagagctcGTTTTAACGAAAAAGTGGTGGAAGGAGATCCATCACTTCACCAACTCGATCGATTGGGCGAAGCAAAGGAAATTAGAAGAGCAGGGAATATGTAGCATACCTCAAACAGACTCGACAAAGGATTTGACCCCCACGGGGGATGCACACAggaaaggagaggaagaacacACCCTTAAGCGAAAATGCAAGTGCCTtcattttatcaatttttatatgGACGCTCTCATAGTGATGCTCTGCACAAATGCGAGAGTTCAGttggaaggagaaaacaaaacggagACAACCTCAGTTATGACTCACATCCAACGGATGAACACTACGAAGAAACAACCCGTTTCTGAACAGGCCCTCCAGAACGACCTGGTCAAAGACGTCCTGCAAGAATATGCGAGCCTTTATAAAAGCTACTTTCATTTGGCTCTTCAAATAAAATGGTCGCAGGGGACACCTAACTTGAGGATGACTATCGAAAAGGTGTTCTTATTCCTGACGTccaaaagggtgaaaaaggCGCACCATGTGGACGTGGCGGGTGAAGGAGGTCATAAGAAAGGGGCGGATGAGGTGGACCTACGGCAGTACTACCTATCCCTTCTGCTAATATGCATGAACAAATGCTTCTGCGTGTCATCCCTGTGTGGGTATCAAGATttgatggaaaaatatttatgtaaagattttgttttttttgttaaacgtGAGTAA